The following proteins come from a genomic window of Kitasatospora sp. NBC_01246:
- a CDS encoding GyrI-like domain-containing protein — translation MGTTGKAEKKTEQRAEKAEQAGQSGKAGEKTGKKAEKTDHRKLGGELYRAKAVPQPLDVPEFAFLALDGTGDPQQSPEFGPAIAALYAVSYALKFAVRADTGTDYAVMPLEGLWHSDDPHFDAVSADSYGPGARAGWRWTLLIRQPVPYTDAQLAAALAKAEAKAEGKAGAEAVGRLRRESFTEGRCVQVLHQGPYETEPRTVKLLHDYLHTEGLREAGRHHEIYLSDPTRTAPERRRTILRQPVS, via the coding sequence ATGGGTACCACCGGCAAGGCCGAGAAGAAGACCGAGCAGAGGGCCGAGAAGGCAGAGCAGGCAGGGCAGTCCGGCAAGGCCGGGGAGAAGACCGGGAAGAAGGCCGAGAAGACCGACCACCGCAAGCTGGGCGGCGAGCTGTACCGTGCGAAGGCCGTCCCGCAACCGCTAGACGTCCCCGAGTTCGCCTTCCTGGCCCTCGACGGGACCGGCGACCCGCAGCAGAGCCCCGAGTTCGGGCCCGCCATCGCCGCGCTGTACGCGGTCTCCTACGCCCTGAAGTTCGCCGTCCGGGCCGACACCGGGACGGACTACGCGGTGATGCCGCTGGAAGGGCTCTGGCACAGCGACGACCCGCACTTCGACGCCGTCTCCGCCGACTCCTACGGCCCCGGCGCCCGGGCCGGCTGGCGGTGGACCCTGCTGATCCGCCAGCCCGTCCCCTACACCGACGCGCAACTCGCCGCCGCGCTCGCCAAGGCGGAGGCCAAGGCGGAAGGGAAGGCCGGGGCCGAGGCGGTCGGCCGGCTGCGCCGGGAGTCCTTCACCGAGGGCCGCTGCGTCCAGGTGCTGCACCAGGGCCCCTACGAGACCGAGCCGCGGACGGTGAAGCTGCTGCACGACTACCTGCACACCGAGGGGCTGCGCGAGGCCGGCCGGCACCACGAGATCTACCTCTCGGACCCGACCAGGACGGCCCCCGAGCGACGCCGTACCATCCTGCGCCAGCCGGTGTCCTGA